CAAAGGTAATTAATTTACTAAGTTTTCATATTTTTTACGGGTCCTCATACCATAATTTAAAGATTGGATAATAAGTGGCTGTTAATAttcatattatttttttaattttttttttttttgcattcaGTAATCAGTTAGGCGTTCCCAATCAAAGTCAGCTGCAACTTACATTGCACTTGAAGTTCTTTCAAGAAAAGAATATGATGGAAATGTGGCTCCTTTGAGCTTTTAGTTATTTACTAGACATGCAATTTAATGTTATTTCTTATTTGAATTACCATACTTGACTCATCCTAACACACACCATTGTTCTTGTGGAAAAACAATAAATTAAATGgttaaaaaattaaaagttaagtTTTCGACATATTTTGATACTGCATTTGTTGGAAAACCTTATGGACTTTAGTTGACCGCATGGTTTAGTCTTTTTATTTATACATTTAAGCAGCATTAGTCATAAATAGTTTCTAATTTCTAATATAAATAATTTTCTCaacccgggaagcaatcccgggtgataacctagttaaTCATATAgaaaatctatacatataataaaggaAATCAGATTTGGGACACGTGTCCTCACCAAATCTCTCCTCCCAAAGGTTTCCCCGCTCAAATATATTGACCCGTCTTTAAAAACTCGCGGATCTAACCCGCACCACAAAACATTTATACGGATCCTATAAATTTCTTATAACCCAGATGAAACCATAAGTCCATTACGTTTACGCCCCTCCTTTCCAATCGTCCCCTGTTTCACACCGATTTCTCTCCTCTCCATTCACGTTTCCCTTTTACAATCAACAAGTGTAATCCCTTGCACCGTCATCTCAACCTGAGCAATCGGGTAGAGTCTTCTAATCGGAGCCGGAAGTTTCCTTCGCTAAATCTCTCCATTGTTAGTCTTACTTTCAAGTTTATCATTTATATAGAGATATGCGTGAATAGTACTTTGATAATCCTGTCACATTAGGGTTTGATAGTAGATCGTCATACATCGATAAGTGAAATTTCTATTAGCCAAAATAGGGTTTTGGCATGAAAAGATCTTCTGGGCGAACGATTTGTTAAACAAGTTGTGACATATACAAAACCTTTAAAATATATTTGGATTTTAATCATTTAAATGATTATGCTCAACTTTGTAACAACATTTACAAGCGAATTATTTTTGCTAACATGTTTGCAATGCTTCATATTTGAAGATGGATAATGCTAGCTTTTGCACTAAGTGGAATATACAAAACGAGACACAAATTGACAATATAATTTTACAACCAGCTGGTTATATACATTTAGAAAATAAAACTAATggagttgaataaatatataaCTGAACGATTGGATTATTGTAAACTCAACTGAGCccttttttattgtttttcttaaGATTAGTAATACATGGTTGGGGTTTTGAATTTTAAACTTTATTGATGCTACTTGTTTGTATTAGGCATAATTTTTTATTGTTGTTTTGCATAGATATTATTCACTCTTTATCTTAAGCAAGTTCTCGATTTTGCCTGAATAAGACCATTAGTAATGGTTTGGTTTGATTCTGAGTTTCAAtggttgtgtttgtttgtaataaAAGTCTTACTAATGGTTTGTTTCATGGTTTTACCTAAAACCGCGTAAACCTGACCCTGCACACCCCTATATAGTGTTGTTCATAGACAATATAGCTAACGTGACGGTGGGTCCGAGACCCAACTTTATATCAtcaatttaagttttttttattatgtttGCCATCTTTATATGTTTATTCCTTGTATAAAATggttcaagttttttttttcttttaggtGATTGATTATAAAACTCAACAAAGTAGATTCTTCTGTTTTTGTCTTTAGATTTGTGGACGAGTAGATAATGGTTGTACATGGATGTTGAGCAAATATCAACAACTGATGACTTTTGAACATTGCTCGAGGCCCATGTATGGGTTAAAGTCCTTGACAACTTCATCAACAGCTGTAAGTGGTTAATTCCTTATTGTACACATAATTATGTATTCGTTTGACACTAtatgtttaatatttatttaatatacttcAGGTAAATTCTGCCTTTTATATACATCTTACGCAAGAGATCCAAGTCGAGCTCTTGACAACTTTAAGCTAAGCTCGCATTTGGAAAGTGTATATTTTCATCAAGTTGATTTTTTCATCAAGTTTTGTGAAGATCTGAATTCATTTTTGTGTCTAAAAACcaagtcttgattgatttgagcTAACCCGCACAAAACTTTGGAAAGTGTTGTTCAAACTTCTGAGTATTTTTATTTGTTAAACCGCGTGTACACGCGGGCTCTAATCTAGTGTACATCAAACCGAATCGGTACGACTATCAGTGTTATAGGAACAAAGGAACAAGAACCGGTACTAATTGAGATGATGTAAACAATAAGATTTTAGTTTTTAATTTCCAGCTGCATATCAAAATTTGTAAATTACAGATACTCATGGTTGGAACTTTCATTTACAATAATATTTTTAGAAGTATCAAATTACGAAGAATTCTCATGTAAGTTTTAATTGAAAATCATACTCGAACGCCAAAGCTTTGATAAGTTTAACAAGTTTTCGTTGAAAGAAGTTTCATCGTTGCCCACCTTTTGCATTCTTGTTAAAAAAATTATGTATTTAATTTTCCTTAGATTATTAGATATAATATATGTGCTTCGATAAATTCAACTACTAAAAATGACAAACTTAAATTCAGAGGTAATGTGCAAATATTACTTACTTTATCTATCTATCGAGGAAAGGGTGACGCTCATAAAAGCGGTTTTAGAGAGTCTTCCAATATATTTCTTTTCGGTATTTAAGGCTTCTATGGTCTGGTACAAGTAGTAATAATAAAGTACATTGGGTGGTTTAGGATAAGGTTACCGCTCCTAAAATGGCGGGAGGTTTGGGGTTAAACAAATTGTCTCAAGTGAATGTTAGTTTGTATACCAAAAGCAGGGATATTCCATCCAAAAGTTCAATTTCTATAACAAGTATCCCAATATAACAAACCTTATATAGAGTTTTAGGTATTTTaacaatttcatttatatacCAAAAGCAGGGATGTTTCAAATTGCCCCtttcttttttatctttttaaTTTTCGCATAAAATATATGTCAGTTTAAGTTATGataaaaaatacatattttaAACAAGATAACGTAAACAGGTCAACCCATAAACATTTTAAACAAGATAACGTAAACAGGTCAACCCATAAACCCACCAGGCAACTGGACAGGACTAGTTTAGCTAAAGgagttcaagagttcaacccgaAACTGACTCGGGCCGGTATAAACTAAACTCATCCGTTGGGGGATGATGATCATATTTTGATAGATTTATTGCATCAAAAGAACATtataacaaaaatacaagaataGTATAACATGTCTTCATGTAATTATATCTTTAAAGATCAAATCAAGAGTCCATGATACATTGAAACAGGAATTGTACAACACATCGAACATATGCCAATTTCATAGACTATAACAAAGATAAAGATGTTACCCATCATCCCCAACTGGGAACAAAGTCAGAGCTTTTTTCCCATTTGCAGAATCCAAATCATCCACATAAGCATTCCGAACCGGAGCCCCCACCATATGGACATGCTGATTGGGCTGTCTACTCAAATGGGCTGACCCGAAATGTCGATGAACATGATTCCCTGCcatctgctgctgctgctgttgaagTGCAGCAACCGGCATATACTGCAAGAAACCGTCCGAGTTATGATGTGATTGATGGAGAAAATGAGGTGGCACCGGACTACTCGCGAACAAATGATCTGTCACCGGGTCTCCACCCGACCCAAACCCACTACCACCAGCAGACAAACCCTGCATACGTTTCAAATACAGCCTGTACTTCTGCAGATGACTCGCGACATTCTCACGTGTCAACCCTTCAATGTTCATGAGCTGCATTATCGTTTTGGGGACCGCGTTCTTGATCCCCAAATGCGCAACAGCATCCACAAACCGCTTGTGGAGCTGTGGAGTCCAGACTAACCGGGGACGCTTGAGCGTCCGAGCTGGCTCATCACCACCCAGCTCAGACGAATCAAACTCCCCCGAATTATGGTTGTTAGGCGGGTTGTTCGAAGTCCCAATATCGAAAGCCATAGCGAGATCAGGTGTGATTAGTGTTTGTGATATGGATATAAGTTCTTCTGGATTTGGGAGTTGTTCTTCCCACTTTGCAAACCAATTGGATTCATTTTCTCTCATTTGATTCCAAGATTTTGATGGGTCTGTTTGAGAGTGTATTAAgctgttataataataatatgtttctctctctagaaagatTCTAGATTTGATGAGAGAGAGGGGGAATGTGGGGTTGGGGGAGGGGGGTTCGAGGTGGATCTTCTTCTTGTTTTATATTTTAAGATGTTATATTCTCTTTACAGTATCATTGTTTTCTTGTTTTGTAGCAATTATGGTATTTTTGGTAAAGTGTCAATCCAATGATAATGGGATTTTATTGGCTTCAATTATTTCAAGGGTTGGATAATGTAAAGTGAACTGGATTTTTGTACTTTTTTCAAGATGTGTTGGGCATAATTATGTTTCTTTTAGTTACTTTCAGGATCATAATCATAACAAAGATATCTTAGTTTATGTCTACTGATAAAGATTAAAGTATGCTTAAATATGTTTCCTGATGCGTTTAGTGTTAGAATCGTTCCTCCATTTGTTAACTCGTATACTGCAGGGTGTTAAACGGGTTATGTTTGAGGGTTGGTGGGTCCACCCGCATGAACCTAAGCACAACACGAACCTCAACATGACACAAACGCGaaaatcatatcaaacatatgaACTTGAACACGATATGAACATACTG
The Helianthus annuus cultivar XRQ/B chromosome 6, HanXRQr2.0-SUNRISE, whole genome shotgun sequence genome window above contains:
- the LOC110865332 gene encoding transcription factor MYBC1; translation: MRENESNWFAKWEEQLPNPEELISISQTLITPDLAMAFDIGTSNNPPNNHNSGEFDSSELGGDEPARTLKRPRLVWTPQLHKRFVDAVAHLGIKNAVPKTIMQLMNIEGLTRENVASHLQKYRLYLKRMQGLSAGGSGFGSGGDPVTDHLFASSPVPPHFLHQSHHNSDGFLQYMPVAALQQQQQQMAGNHVHRHFGSAHLSRQPNQHVHMVGAPVRNAYVDDLDSANGKKALTLFPVGDDG